From the genome of Colwellia psychrerythraea 34H, one region includes:
- a CDS encoding UbiH/UbiF/VisC/COQ6 family ubiquinone biosynthesis hydroxylase, protein MQKFDVLIVGAGMVGLTLALALRKTSQLKIAMVDTLAVPELDENIDVRVSAINVASKNIFANLGVWSALENSRVQDYQHMHVWDKAGLGKLDFSAKDSASFPSEDNLGWIIENKVIRHALWQQAELDEDIHFFTDNKLASISQGDSEVFATFATDSATHNSASNSSSTPTAPIIAKLVVGADGANSWVRQQMNMAMIFKDYDHHAIVATVECPQGHNNTAWQVFLPTGPLAFLPLRSAQSASSTAGIADPVNNLCSIVYSTSPDDAKRLIALDATEFAKELTAASDGKLGDITLKSERFTYPLTMRLAQDFVKDRVVLIGDAAHTIHPLAGQGVNLGLLDAAALAQTLTAKLNEHDDNHAELVNTSDLKAFSRWRKSEATEMITAMAGIKQAFAPQQSPVKLIRGVGMNILNNFAPAKNRLIAQALGIKADLPALAYQKDAL, encoded by the coding sequence ATGCAAAAATTTGATGTATTAATTGTCGGTGCAGGCATGGTGGGTTTAACGCTTGCGTTAGCTTTACGTAAAACTAGTCAGCTAAAAATTGCCATGGTTGATACCTTAGCGGTGCCTGAACTTGATGAGAATATAGATGTTAGAGTGAGTGCTATTAATGTAGCTAGCAAAAATATCTTTGCTAATTTAGGCGTTTGGTCTGCTCTTGAAAACAGCCGAGTACAAGATTATCAACACATGCATGTTTGGGATAAAGCAGGGTTAGGTAAGCTCGATTTTTCAGCCAAAGACAGTGCTAGTTTTCCCTCAGAAGATAACCTTGGTTGGATCATTGAAAACAAAGTGATTCGCCACGCACTATGGCAACAAGCTGAACTTGATGAAGATATTCATTTTTTTACTGATAATAAGTTAGCCAGTATTAGTCAGGGTGACAGTGAAGTCTTTGCCACCTTTGCCACTGACTCTGCTACTCATAACTCTGCAAGTAATAGCAGCAGCACACCAACAGCACCTATTATCGCTAAACTTGTTGTTGGCGCTGACGGTGCAAACTCATGGGTACGCCAGCAAATGAACATGGCGATGATCTTTAAAGATTATGACCACCACGCTATTGTTGCGACAGTAGAATGTCCACAAGGCCATAATAATACCGCTTGGCAAGTGTTCTTACCTACAGGACCATTAGCCTTTTTACCGCTAAGATCTGCACAATCAGCATCGTCAACAGCGGGCATCGCTGATCCAGTAAATAATTTATGTTCTATTGTCTATTCAACCTCACCAGATGATGCAAAACGTTTAATCGCACTTGATGCCACTGAATTTGCTAAAGAGTTAACGGCAGCCAGTGATGGTAAATTAGGGGATATTACCCTTAAAAGTGAGCGTTTTACTTACCCATTAACCATGCGGTTAGCGCAAGACTTTGTTAAAGACCGCGTAGTGCTTATTGGCGATGCTGCTCATACCATACATCCGCTTGCAGGGCAGGGCGTGAATCTAGGTTTACTTGATGCCGCGGCTTTAGCGCAAACCTTAACAGCAAAACTTAATGAACATGATGACAATCACGCTGAGCTCGTTAATACATCAGATCTTAAAGCGTTCTCTCGCTGGCGTAAAAGTGAAGCCACTGAAATGATCACCGCGATGGCTGGAATAAAACAAGCCTTCGCTCCACAGCAGTCACCTGTTAAATTAATCCGTGGTGTCGGCATGAATATTCTTAATAACTTTGCCCCAGCTAAAAACCGTCTTATCGCACAAGCGTTAGGCATTAAAGCAGACTTGCCAGCACTTGCTTATCAAAAAGACGCACTGTAA
- the gcvT gene encoding glycine cleavage system aminomethyltransferase GcvT produces the protein MTNKTVLHAKHLASGAKMVDFFGWDMPINYGSQIEEHHAVRTDAGMFDVSHMTIVDVQGADAKAFLRRLVINDVAKLATPGKALYTGMLNEEGGVIDDLIIYFFSDTDYRLVVNSATRVKDLAWMTKQSTGFDITITERPEFGMLAVQGPEAKAKVAKLLTAEQIEAVEGMKPFFGVQVGDLFIATTGYTGEDGYEIIVPNNSAEDFWQKLLDEGVVPCGLGARDTLRLEAGMNLYGLDMDETVSPLAANMAWTISWEPTDRDFIGRDVLTAQKAAGDQPKLVGLVLEAKGVLRSHQVVVTEFGNGEITSGTFSPTLGHSVALARVPRSVKVGDTIEVEMRKKLIKVQVTKPSFVRNGKKVF, from the coding sequence ATGACTAATAAAACAGTATTACATGCAAAGCATTTAGCTTCAGGCGCAAAAATGGTTGATTTCTTTGGCTGGGATATGCCTATCAACTACGGCTCTCAAATTGAAGAGCATCACGCAGTAAGAACCGATGCCGGCATGTTTGATGTTTCACACATGACGATTGTTGATGTGCAAGGCGCAGATGCAAAAGCTTTCTTACGTCGTTTAGTAATTAACGATGTTGCTAAGTTAGCAACACCGGGTAAAGCGTTATACACAGGTATGTTAAATGAAGAAGGCGGCGTGATTGATGATTTAATCATCTACTTCTTCTCAGATACTGATTACCGTTTAGTTGTTAACTCAGCGACACGTGTAAAAGATCTTGCTTGGATGACTAAGCAATCTACAGGTTTTGATATCACTATCACTGAACGTCCTGAATTTGGCATGCTTGCCGTACAGGGCCCAGAAGCGAAAGCAAAAGTAGCTAAACTATTAACAGCAGAGCAAATCGAAGCTGTTGAAGGCATGAAACCTTTCTTTGGTGTGCAAGTAGGTGATTTATTTATTGCCACTACAGGTTATACTGGTGAAGACGGTTACGAAATTATAGTACCAAATAATTCAGCTGAAGATTTTTGGCAAAAACTATTAGACGAAGGTGTAGTTCCTTGTGGTCTAGGTGCTCGTGATACACTACGTTTAGAAGCTGGCATGAACCTTTACGGTTTAGATATGGATGAAACTGTTTCGCCATTAGCCGCTAACATGGCGTGGACAATCAGCTGGGAACCTACAGACCGTGACTTTATCGGTCGTGACGTATTAACAGCTCAAAAAGCAGCGGGTGATCAACCTAAGCTTGTTGGTTTAGTACTAGAAGCAAAAGGTGTGCTTCGTTCACATCAAGTTGTTGTGACTGAATTTGGCAATGGTGAAATTACTTCTGGCACGTTCTCGCCAACGTTAGGCCACAGTGTTGCTTTAGCACGTGTTCCACGTAGCGTGAAAGTAGGCGATACAATCGAAGTTGAAATGCGTAAAAAACTGATTAAAGTTCAGGTTACAAAACCTAGTTTCGTTCGTAACGGCAAAAAAGTTTTCTAA
- the gcvH gene encoding glycine cleavage system protein GcvH, which translates to MSNIPSELKYATSHEWVRVDSDGIATVGISEHAQGLLGDMVFVELPDVDDSISAGDDVAVAESVKAASDIYAPVSGTVVAINEALEDAPELLNSDAFGEGWLFQVKLDDVSELENLLDAEGYKNSIDED; encoded by the coding sequence ATGAGCAACATTCCTTCAGAATTAAAATATGCAACTTCACACGAATGGGTTCGCGTTGACAGCGACGGTATCGCTACAGTTGGTATCAGTGAACATGCCCAAGGCCTTTTAGGTGATATGGTATTTGTTGAATTACCTGACGTTGATGATTCAATCAGCGCTGGTGATGATGTTGCTGTTGCAGAATCAGTAAAAGCAGCTTCAGACATTTACGCACCAGTTTCAGGTACTGTTGTTGCAATCAACGAAGCACTTGAAGACGCTCCTGAGTTACTTAACTCTGACGCTTTTGGTGAAGGTTGGTTATTTCAAGTTAAACTTGACGATGTAAGTGAGTTAGAAAACTTACTTGATGCAGAAGGTTATAAGAACTCTATCGACGAAGATTAA
- the gcvP gene encoding aminomethyl-transferring glycine dehydrogenase, which translates to MTSKTIVNSLAELEQTQDFIRRHIGPSESETQAMLNDLGVESVDALIDEIVPSDIRLADLPNVEESKTEVQALADLKAVASLNKVNDTYIGLGYFGTLTPNVILRNVLENPGWYTAYTPYQPEIAQGRLESLLNYQQMCIDLTGLELASASLLDEGTAAAEAMALAKRVSKNKKSNLFFISDDVYPQTIDVVKQRAEMFGFDIVVAPAADAAEHDIFGALIQYPGASGQVTDVSELIAKIHDNKGIVAVAADIMSLVLLKSPGELGADAVIGSSQRFGVPMGYGGPHAAFFTTLDKYKRSLPGRIIGVSKDTRGKNALRMAMQTREQHIRREKANSNVCTAQVLLANMAAFYAVYHGPQGLKTIANRIHRLADILCLGTATKGLTAVHANYFDTLTFNVDNKDEIVARALAANANFRTDVDGQISIALDETTTRENVAQLFDILLGEGHGLNVSDLDDQIVASGHSSIPASLVRESAILTHPVFNSYHSETEMLRYIKRLENKDLALNHSMISLGSCTMKLNATAQMIPVSWPEFANMHPFAPVNQAQGYKAMIDELAKWLVELTGYDKMSMQPNSGAQGEYAGLIAISKYHESRGDSHRNICLIPASAHGTNPASAMMVDMKIVIVACDKEGNVDMADLKAKAEELADNLACIMITYPSTHGVYETTIAEICNIIHDNGGQVYLDGANMNAQVGLTSPGFIGADVSHLNLHKTFAIPHGGGGPGMGPIGVKSHLAPFLPDHALINVDEATKGNGAVSSAPFGSASILPITYLYIALLGKKGVTDATKYAITNANYVSKKLSEHYPILYSGKNGRVAHECIVDLRPLKASSGVTEVDMAKRLMDYGFHSPTMSFPVAGTFMIEPTESESKVELDRFIEAMVCIRDEVRKVESGEWASDNNPLHNAPHTLADITEPWDRPYSIQEAVFPVVAVTANKFWPTVNRIDDVFGDRNLICSCPPIESYID; encoded by the coding sequence ATGACTTCAAAAACAATTGTTAACTCATTAGCTGAGTTAGAGCAAACTCAAGATTTTATCCGTCGCCACATTGGCCCTAGTGAATCAGAAACTCAAGCCATGTTAAATGACCTTGGTGTAGAATCTGTTGATGCGTTAATTGATGAAATCGTACCAAGCGATATTCGTCTTGCCGATCTTCCAAATGTTGAAGAAAGTAAAACTGAAGTACAAGCATTGGCAGATTTAAAAGCCGTAGCTAGCTTAAATAAAGTGAATGACACTTATATCGGTTTAGGTTACTTCGGTACCTTAACACCGAACGTTATTTTACGTAACGTACTAGAAAATCCAGGTTGGTATACAGCGTATACGCCGTACCAGCCAGAAATTGCTCAAGGTCGTTTAGAGTCATTATTAAACTACCAACAAATGTGTATAGACCTTACTGGTCTAGAGCTAGCTTCAGCTTCATTATTAGATGAAGGTACAGCAGCAGCAGAAGCAATGGCATTAGCCAAACGTGTTTCTAAAAACAAAAAATCAAACTTATTCTTTATCTCAGATGATGTTTACCCACAAACGATTGACGTTGTTAAGCAACGTGCAGAAATGTTTGGTTTTGACATTGTTGTTGCTCCAGCTGCAGATGCTGCAGAACACGACATTTTCGGCGCACTTATCCAATACCCTGGCGCCTCAGGTCAAGTAACAGATGTAAGTGAATTGATTGCTAAAATTCATGACAATAAAGGTATTGTTGCAGTAGCTGCTGACATCATGAGCTTAGTATTATTGAAGTCTCCTGGTGAATTAGGCGCAGATGCTGTAATTGGTTCAAGCCAACGCTTTGGTGTTCCAATGGGTTACGGTGGTCCACACGCTGCATTCTTCACAACATTAGATAAATACAAACGTTCATTGCCTGGTCGTATTATCGGTGTTTCAAAAGACACACGCGGTAAAAACGCACTACGTATGGCTATGCAAACACGTGAGCAACATATACGTCGTGAAAAAGCCAACTCAAACGTTTGTACAGCGCAAGTATTACTAGCCAACATGGCAGCGTTCTACGCGGTTTACCACGGTCCTCAAGGTTTAAAAACTATTGCTAACCGTATTCACCGTTTAGCTGACATTTTATGTTTAGGTACAGCAACTAAAGGCTTAACAGCTGTTCATGCTAACTACTTCGACACATTAACGTTTAACGTTGATAACAAAGACGAAATCGTTGCTCGTGCATTAGCTGCTAACGCTAACTTCCGCACAGACGTTGACGGTCAAATCTCAATCGCATTAGATGAAACCACAACACGTGAAAACGTTGCACAACTTTTTGATATCTTATTAGGTGAAGGTCACGGTCTAAACGTGAGCGACCTTGATGACCAAATCGTTGCTTCAGGTCACTCATCAATTCCAGCGTCATTAGTACGTGAGTCAGCAATCTTAACTCACCCAGTATTTAACTCGTACCACAGCGAAACAGAAATGCTTCGTTATATCAAAAGACTTGAAAACAAAGATTTAGCATTGAACCACTCAATGATTTCTTTAGGTTCTTGTACGATGAAGTTAAACGCAACTGCACAAATGATCCCAGTATCATGGCCTGAATTTGCTAACATGCATCCATTTGCACCAGTTAACCAAGCACAAGGTTACAAAGCAATGATTGATGAGCTAGCCAAATGGTTAGTAGAGTTAACGGGCTACGACAAAATGTCAATGCAACCTAACTCAGGTGCTCAAGGTGAATACGCTGGCTTAATCGCTATCAGCAAGTATCACGAAAGCCGTGGTGACTCGCATCGTAACATTTGTTTAATTCCAGCATCTGCTCACGGTACCAACCCAGCATCAGCCATGATGGTTGATATGAAAATTGTTATCGTTGCTTGTGATAAAGAAGGTAACGTTGACATGGCCGACTTAAAAGCGAAAGCTGAAGAGTTAGCAGACAACCTTGCATGTATCATGATCACTTACCCGTCTACTCACGGTGTATATGAAACAACGATTGCAGAAATCTGTAACATCATTCATGACAATGGCGGTCAAGTTTACCTTGATGGCGCGAACATGAACGCACAAGTAGGTTTAACTTCTCCAGGTTTCATCGGTGCTGATGTTTCTCACCTTAACTTGCACAAAACATTCGCTATTCCACATGGCGGCGGCGGCCCAGGTATGGGACCTATCGGCGTTAAGTCTCACTTAGCACCATTCTTGCCTGATCATGCGTTAATTAACGTAGATGAAGCAACTAAAGGTAATGGCGCGGTTTCATCAGCTCCTTTCGGTAGTGCTAGTATTTTACCTATCACTTACCTTTACATTGCCTTGTTAGGTAAAAAAGGTGTTACTGACGCGACTAAATACGCAATTACTAACGCTAACTACGTATCTAAAAAATTAAGCGAACATTACCCAATTTTATATTCAGGTAAAAACGGCCGTGTTGCTCATGAGTGTATTGTTGATTTACGTCCGCTTAAAGCATCTTCAGGTGTTACTGAAGTTGATATGGCTAAACGCTTAATGGATTACGGTTTCCATTCTCCAACTATGTCGTTCCCAGTAGCGGGCACGTTCATGATTGAGCCAACGGAATCAGAATCTAAAGTTGAGCTTGACCGTTTCATCGAAGCAATGGTTTGTATTCGTGATGAAGTACGTAAAGTTGAATCAGGTGAGTGGGCATCAGATAACAACCCACTACACAATGCACCACATACATTAGCGGATATTACTGAACCATGGGATCGTCCTTACTCGATTCAAGAAGCAGTATTCCCGGTAGTAGCAGTAACGGCTAACAAATTCTGGCCAACTGTTAACCGTATTGATGATGTATTCGGAGACAGAAACTTAATTTGTTCATGTCCTCCAATCGAAAGCTATATTGACTAG
- a CDS encoding substrate-binding periplasmic protein: MKSIFFLFLFYSVALMPLYGKASDRVLAYVERIPPYVLISNNNITGSTIDILNEALKESDVDIHYQEINWSRALHDSESRPNIILTGLNRNAFREDKFHWLYKVPVHTSRQRYFLWQLKSKSAENKKRGLKNAFISVMQGDHKSKSYKSYVEGLGYQANIYPVGSREQVIHMLFKGRVDYILGGELNNAWRVKGLGYDPDMIERVVEVPNTSQGLYIAIGKHTDIKFVNKIRKALADLEQSGRVNEIMSLWLKKTEKTSPSENTQTKRTVDE; this comes from the coding sequence ATGAAGTCTATTTTTTTTCTGTTTTTATTTTATTCTGTAGCGTTAATGCCATTGTACGGGAAAGCTAGCGATAGAGTATTAGCCTATGTTGAGCGAATACCGCCGTATGTATTGATTAGTAATAATAATATTACAGGCTCAACAATAGATATTTTAAATGAAGCCTTAAAAGAAAGTGATGTTGATATACATTATCAAGAAATTAACTGGTCTAGAGCTTTACATGATAGCGAAAGTAGACCAAATATCATCTTAACAGGACTTAATAGAAACGCCTTTCGAGAAGACAAATTTCATTGGTTATATAAAGTGCCCGTTCATACCAGTAGACAACGATATTTTTTATGGCAATTAAAAAGCAAATCTGCAGAGAATAAAAAAAGAGGCTTAAAGAATGCTTTTATCTCAGTGATGCAGGGTGATCATAAAAGTAAATCTTATAAAAGTTACGTTGAAGGTTTAGGCTACCAAGCCAATATTTATCCTGTAGGAAGCCGTGAACAGGTTATTCATATGCTGTTTAAAGGGCGCGTAGATTACATACTTGGTGGTGAACTCAATAACGCATGGAGAGTAAAAGGTTTGGGCTATGACCCTGATATGATTGAGCGGGTAGTAGAGGTTCCAAATACGAGTCAAGGTTTATACATAGCGATAGGAAAGCATACGGATATTAAGTTTGTTAACAAAATTAGAAAAGCGTTGGCTGATTTAGAACAAAGTGGGAGAGTAAACGAGATTATGTCACTATGGTTGAAAAAGACTGAAAAAACGTCCCCATCTGAGAATACGCAAACAAAGCGTACAGTTGATGAATAA